A genomic segment from Tuwongella immobilis encodes:
- a CDS encoding bifunctional serine/threonine-protein kinase/formylglycine-generating enzyme family protein, with the protein MDLRDLSETQYDQLQECADAFADAIRENPDWDWAEFLPPPTDAMRRVVLIELIKVDLELGWQQGRTPRLADYLARFSELGCAASLPADLIAEEFLIRLRNRQSLTLEEYLADYPDQRGDLERLLPPLQQRMQRLAESGTVPGESGSPASPSDTPVGASPTDATNPVPRDGMRIGALPIVGNGYQLAELIGAGHFGRVWKAIAPGGIEVAIKEVTQPADHEAAQRELQALELVKSLRHTCLLMTQAFWTENNRLYIVMELADGSLRDRLRQCRDEGLAGIPVAELIGYFRDAAEGLDFLHSRRVLHRDIKPDNLLLLHDHAKVADFGLARYRTSELMAVSYAGTPVYMAPEVWGGRFHESSDQYSLAFAYAELRLGRRPLDGNDFVEVMSRHLEATPDLTGMEPGEADAVARALAKKPADRFPSARAFVHALELSLGDRLRDSSTRPLPSSLRRTHAQSLSRPSVTMRGSRDFEGVADALASVPNAAASDPLNRTQSQSTDSLPVPGPVPAIATQPESTSQRIRRRRIPWLRWTVGGIFALLAVGLTIAGLNQMTQSSPSTEGESRQSEGTNPGPNEPWPPTRYAGTESLQPPVKTVLIQGRRLLERLEAPGPDGLPIRFHLITADGVPPFYMMENKVWNRLFEQFASEQPDAVKGTAWLNRGDRLPAMMVTADEAMACARWLGGTLPTPEQWDAATGWGQRPAGATGLTTGARVAIHRAEPLPVGTSADDVSSWGLFDLAGNGREFTRQLWTPPGQSPRYLPQPITDDGLIILRGRMVTLRKPLEDSDLQREQTQPQTQSHARPSRYTTFRAVIEIPTPPRQK; encoded by the coding sequence ATGGATTTGCGGGATCTCAGCGAAACGCAGTACGACCAACTGCAAGAATGTGCCGATGCGTTCGCCGACGCGATTCGGGAGAATCCCGATTGGGATTGGGCCGAGTTTCTGCCGCCGCCCACCGATGCGATGCGCCGAGTCGTGCTCATCGAACTCATCAAAGTCGATTTGGAATTGGGCTGGCAACAGGGGCGCACCCCGCGATTGGCCGACTATCTCGCCCGCTTCTCCGAATTGGGCTGCGCGGCATCCCTCCCGGCTGATCTCATCGCCGAGGAATTTTTGATTCGGCTGCGCAATCGGCAATCGCTCACCCTGGAAGAATATCTCGCCGACTATCCCGACCAGCGTGGCGATCTCGAACGCCTGCTCCCCCCCTTGCAACAACGCATGCAGCGCCTGGCCGAATCGGGCACCGTCCCCGGTGAGAGCGGTTCGCCCGCTTCCCCGAGTGACACCCCCGTGGGCGCATCACCCACCGACGCTACCAATCCCGTGCCACGCGATGGCATGCGAATCGGCGCGCTGCCCATTGTGGGCAACGGCTATCAACTGGCGGAACTCATTGGCGCGGGACATTTCGGGCGAGTCTGGAAAGCGATTGCCCCCGGTGGAATCGAAGTCGCCATCAAAGAAGTCACCCAACCCGCCGATCACGAGGCCGCCCAACGCGAACTCCAAGCCCTGGAGTTGGTGAAATCGTTGCGGCACACCTGTTTGCTGATGACCCAGGCATTTTGGACCGAAAACAACCGCCTGTACATCGTGATGGAATTGGCCGATGGCAGCCTGCGGGACCGACTCCGACAATGCCGCGACGAGGGACTCGCGGGCATTCCCGTGGCGGAACTCATCGGCTATTTCCGCGATGCTGCCGAGGGGTTGGATTTCCTGCATTCCCGCCGCGTGCTCCACCGGGACATCAAGCCGGATAACCTGCTGCTGCTGCACGATCACGCCAAAGTCGCGGATTTCGGCCTGGCACGCTATCGCACCAGCGAATTGATGGCCGTCAGCTACGCAGGTACCCCGGTTTACATGGCACCGGAAGTTTGGGGCGGCCGCTTCCATGAATCCAGCGATCAATACAGCTTGGCGTTCGCCTACGCGGAACTCCGACTCGGTCGCCGACCGTTGGATGGCAACGATTTCGTCGAGGTGATGTCCCGCCACCTGGAAGCCACCCCCGATCTGACTGGCATGGAGCCGGGCGAAGCCGACGCCGTCGCCCGCGCCTTGGCCAAAAAGCCTGCCGACCGATTCCCCTCCGCCCGTGCATTTGTGCATGCTCTGGAGTTGTCTTTGGGCGACCGGCTACGCGATTCCAGCACGCGGCCGCTGCCCAGTTCGTTGCGTCGCACCCACGCGCAATCGCTGTCCCGGCCATCGGTTACGATGCGTGGCAGCCGCGATTTCGAGGGCGTTGCCGATGCGTTGGCCAGTGTGCCGAATGCCGCCGCCAGCGATCCGCTGAATCGCACCCAATCGCAATCGACGGATTCGCTGCCAGTGCCGGGACCGGTCCCCGCCATCGCCACGCAGCCCGAATCGACGTCGCAGCGCATCCGCCGCCGTCGAATTCCCTGGCTGCGCTGGACCGTGGGCGGAATCTTCGCGCTGCTCGCCGTCGGCCTGACCATCGCGGGCCTGAATCAGATGACGCAATCGTCGCCAAGCACCGAAGGCGAATCGCGCCAATCGGAGGGAACGAACCCCGGCCCAAACGAGCCATGGCCGCCAACTCGATATGCCGGAACGGAGTCGCTGCAACCGCCCGTCAAAACCGTGCTGATTCAAGGCCGGCGGCTCTTGGAACGGCTGGAGGCACCCGGCCCGGATGGACTGCCGATCCGCTTCCATCTGATTACCGCCGATGGGGTGCCGCCGTTTTACATGATGGAAAACAAGGTGTGGAATCGCCTGTTTGAGCAATTCGCCAGCGAACAGCCCGACGCGGTGAAGGGAACCGCCTGGCTCAATCGTGGCGATCGACTCCCGGCTATGATGGTAACTGCCGATGAGGCAATGGCTTGCGCTCGCTGGCTGGGTGGCACCTTGCCCACGCCAGAACAATGGGACGCCGCCACCGGATGGGGCCAACGCCCCGCCGGCGCGACCGGATTGACCACCGGGGCACGCGTGGCGATTCACCGCGCGGAGCCATTGCCGGTAGGCACATCGGCCGACGATGTCAGCAGTTGGGGCTTGTTCGATCTCGCCGGCAACGGCCGCGAGTTCACCCGCCAACTCTGGACGCCCCCCGGTCAATCGCCGCGCTACCTGCCGCAGCCCATCACCGACGACGGCTTGATTATCCTGCGTGGTCGCATGGTCACACTCCGCAAACCACTGGAAGATAGCGACTTACAGCGGGAACAAACCCAACCGCAAACCCAATCCCACGCCCGCCCCAGCCGCTACACCACCTTCCGCGCCGTCATCGAAATCCCCACCCCACCCCGCCAGAAATGA
- a CDS encoding protein kinase domain-containing protein, with protein sequence MLRFLRCIGEAVAAKGLRMLAGLAPMGEQLYDIANDAIRRYRMLHAEDQLRSDFEAVIQAAPEVVQAEADAIAADVLMFHPDEEIARLTQFLNHIPAVARQSLRRPENPQGTTIPSHADLLDPKQISGLLPTRLPTFQSGQSVPHAPQWRLVKLLGTGGFGEVWLAQHSFLDDQRAFKFCLDPVARDRLLRYEGEIVRSVMRTSQFVRADQHGIVPLLDAYLEGDFPWLAYEYIHGGDLSGVIRSISKRSPFQRGEIAYQCLKRLAKIIGSFHTQTTPIIHRDLKPANILLKPIANGQHLLKVTDFGISQIAADHEIQQLTRSTPRQTLGATYRGSYTPLYASPQQKRGHRPDPRDDVHALGIITWQLLIGDLEAERPAGRWRRRLADYQIPDAFLELLESCWDDDPSERPANAAELAAKLQSCPVTGKPPATAPVANVAPPPPEPEEPSPATPAREFAQPVPPQPVEEAPPAATASESDGVPIQIPIKGRWYAAALDDFDWKKVCSTPADVIVRPSEHYRLDVSRSITDKAMARFQELESLTNLTDVSFKKCLQFSESSLEFLTKLTSIMDLSFDGCLQITDDAIAIIKPLHRLVDLDLSECEEITDQGIAHLREFPDLMILDIRDCSKITDRGLELLQSLSKLQYLYLEGFRHITDESLKILSRLSQLIVLDLTDCQQITDAGLAHLIACQQLESLDLSFCAEITDTGLMQLTQLPKLETLTIINCKNISISGMNQFREVLPKCKIRIS encoded by the coding sequence ATGCTGCGGTTTCTGCGATGTATCGGCGAAGCAGTCGCCGCAAAAGGATTACGAATGCTCGCCGGGCTGGCACCGATGGGCGAACAACTCTACGACATCGCCAACGATGCCATCCGCCGCTATCGGATGCTTCACGCGGAAGATCAACTCCGGTCCGATTTCGAAGCGGTGATCCAAGCTGCCCCCGAAGTCGTGCAAGCCGAAGCTGATGCTATTGCAGCCGACGTGCTCATGTTCCATCCGGACGAGGAAATCGCCCGTTTGACGCAATTTCTCAATCATATTCCCGCAGTCGCCAGACAATCATTAAGACGGCCCGAGAATCCACAAGGCACCACGATCCCATCGCACGCCGATTTGCTCGACCCCAAGCAGATCAGCGGCTTGCTCCCGACCCGATTACCGACATTTCAAAGCGGCCAATCCGTGCCGCACGCCCCCCAATGGCGGCTCGTGAAATTACTGGGCACCGGCGGATTTGGCGAAGTGTGGCTCGCTCAACATTCCTTTCTGGACGATCAGCGGGCGTTTAAATTCTGCTTAGATCCCGTCGCGCGTGACCGATTGCTGCGATACGAAGGCGAAATTGTCCGCAGTGTGATGCGAACAAGCCAATTCGTTCGGGCCGATCAACACGGAATTGTTCCGTTGTTAGATGCGTATCTGGAAGGTGATTTTCCCTGGCTGGCCTACGAATACATTCACGGTGGTGATTTAAGCGGTGTCATCCGGTCGATTTCAAAACGGTCCCCCTTCCAACGCGGGGAAATCGCGTATCAATGTCTGAAACGACTCGCCAAAATTATTGGCAGTTTCCATACTCAGACAACGCCGATTATCCACCGAGACCTGAAGCCCGCCAATATCCTGTTAAAGCCAATCGCCAATGGGCAACATCTGCTCAAAGTGACCGATTTTGGCATCAGTCAGATTGCCGCTGATCACGAAATCCAACAATTAACGCGTTCCACGCCTCGCCAAACATTGGGCGCAACCTATCGCGGCTCATATACGCCGTTATATGCATCACCGCAACAAAAACGTGGCCATCGGCCCGATCCACGGGATGATGTTCATGCGTTGGGGATCATCACCTGGCAACTGTTAATTGGCGATCTCGAAGCGGAACGTCCCGCGGGTCGATGGCGGAGACGGCTCGCCGATTATCAGATTCCGGACGCATTTCTGGAATTATTGGAATCCTGCTGGGATGACGATCCCAGCGAACGTCCCGCCAACGCCGCAGAATTGGCCGCGAAATTGCAAAGCTGCCCGGTCACTGGCAAACCACCAGCAACCGCCCCCGTCGCAAACGTCGCCCCGCCACCTCCCGAACCAGAAGAACCGTCGCCGGCCACGCCAGCACGTGAATTCGCGCAACCCGTTCCCCCTCAACCAGTTGAGGAAGCGCCACCAGCCGCGACGGCCTCCGAATCCGACGGGGTGCCCATCCAGATCCCGATTAAAGGTCGCTGGTATGCCGCCGCCTTGGATGATTTTGATTGGAAAAAAGTCTGCTCCACACCGGCCGATGTGATCGTGCGCCCATCCGAACACTATCGACTCGATGTCAGCCGCTCGATTACCGACAAAGCGATGGCAAGATTCCAAGAATTAGAATCATTAACGAATCTCACCGATGTCAGTTTCAAGAAATGTCTCCAATTCTCGGAATCATCATTGGAATTCCTCACAAAATTAACATCCATCATGGATCTCTCTTTCGACGGATGTTTGCAAATCACGGATGACGCGATTGCCATCATCAAGCCACTGCATCGACTCGTTGATCTCGACCTCTCGGAATGTGAGGAAATCACGGATCAAGGAATCGCCCATTTGCGGGAATTCCCCGACCTGATGATTCTCGATATTCGAGATTGCAGCAAAATCACAGATCGCGGCTTAGAATTGCTGCAATCGCTTTCCAAACTCCAATATCTTTATCTCGAAGGATTCCGACACATCACAGATGAATCACTCAAAATTCTATCTCGACTCAGCCAATTAATCGTTCTCGATCTCACCGATTGCCAACAGATCACCGATGCGGGATTGGCACATCTCATCGCTTGTCAACAGCTCGAAAGTTTGGACCTGAGTTTCTGTGCGGAAATCACGGATACGGGGCTCATGCAACTCACACAGCTTCCGAAGCTCGAGACGCTGACCATTATCAATTGCAAAAATATCAGCATCTCGGGAATGAATCAGTTTCGAGAGGTGCTTCCCAAGTGCAAAATCCGAATTTCTTGA